The nucleotide sequence CGATATTCCTCGGCGTCGGGTTCAAGTTCAACGACTTCATCCAGGCCATTCACCGGGTTCAGCGCTTCCAACAGACGAAGCGCGTTCGGATCGACCTGATCCACTCCGAGGCGGAGCGCAGCGTGAAGGACGTGCTGCTGGGCAAGTGGAAGCGGCACGACGAGATGTGCGCCCGCATGAGCGAGATCATCCGGCGCTACGGGCTCGGCCTCGAAGGCGCAAAGGACGTCCTGGCCCGCTCAAGCGAGGATGGGAGCGGAGCGGCTTGCGAGGAAGGGCCGGATTGGAAAGTCTGGCGCAACGACACCGTTCTGCAGACGGCGCAGCTGCCCGAGAGCAGCGTCGGCCTGATCGTCACCAGCGTGCCGTTCTCGACGCAGTACGAATACACGCCGAGCTACAACGATTTCGGCCACAGCGACGACAACGGGCATTTCTTCCGGCAGATGGACTACCTCTCGCCCGAATTGCTGCGGGTGCTGAAACCTGGCCGCAAGCTCTACGTCCACGTGAAGGACCGGACCCGGCCTGGCGGGCTCGAGGGCGTGGGTTTTCAGACGGTCGATCCATTCCACGCCGACTGCATCCAGCACTACCGGCGCCACGGGTTCTACTACATGGGCATGATCACCGTCGAAACCGACGTGGTCAGGGAGAACAACCAGACCTACCGGCTCGGATGGAGCGAGAAGTGCAAGGACGGCAGCCGCATGTCGGTCGGAATGCCGGAATACGTCCTGATCTTCCGCAAGGCGCCGACTGACAACAGCGATGGTTACGCCGACGATCCTGTGGTGCACGACAAGACCGACTATCCCCGCGGCCGCTGGCAGACAGATGCCCACGCCAAATGGCGCAGCAGCGGCGACCGGCTCCTTGGACCTGAGGATTTCCGCGGGCTCGACGCCAAGGGCATCTTCCGCAAGTGGCGCGAGCACTCGACGTCGAGCGTCTACGACTACGAGAGCCACGTCGCGATCGCTCAGTCGCTCGACGAGGCGAAAAGCCTGCCCCCCGGCTTCGCTCTTCTCCCGCCGCATGCATGGCACCCCGAGGTGTGGAGCGATGTAGCGCGCATGCGCACGCTCAACGGCGAGCAGGCGGCCAAGGGACGCGAGATGCACCTGTGCCCGCTGCAGTTCGATATCGTCGACCGGATTATCGAGTTCGACAGCAACCCCGGCGACGTAGTCTACGACCCGTTCGGCGGGCTGATGACGGTTCCTCTGCGCGCCGTGATGAAGGGCCGCGTCGGTTGGGCCAGCGAGCTCAACCCGGGCTATTTCGCGGACGGGGTGCGCATCCTTCGCGAGAACGACGCGAAGCGCAGCGCACCGACGCTGTTTGACCTGATCGATGCTGGTACGCGTGAATCGGCCGATACCGAAGTGGAGGCCGCTTAATGTCTCCCTACAGCGCCGCAGCATACAACCGGCACAAGGTCTACAAACTCCTCTGCCGAGCGGCCGACAAGGACCGTCCATGCCCTACGAACAACGATATTGCCGCGGATGCGGGCTTCAACAGCCCGGCAACGTCTTCACGCATTATCTCCGACCTGGAGAACGCGGGCCTGATCGAGGTGAGACGAGAGGCGAACGGGCGTAAAATCCGCAT is from Croceibacterium aestuarii and encodes:
- a CDS encoding helix-turn-helix domain-containing protein is translated as MSPYSAAAYNRHKVYKLLCRAADKDRPCPTNNDIAADAGFNSPATSSRIISDLENAGLIEVRREANGRKIRICDTGQTIATRPHSTPSRLPRFRPKAEEIVELRQDAAERRRTYELEMLREEQRRYALPRMSKPLSDMPA
- a CDS encoding DNA methyltransferase; the protein is MNAPTSYLDFVAAKAVAAPKQGFAIEAGEVNPILHRHQPVLVKWLVEGGRRALFANFGLGKTMIQLEAMRLVAEAVHARDGGEWPACLIVIPLTVVTEFKRDAAKLGIPVCFVRTTDEILTARGVEGFRGIFLTNYESVREGKIDTSILTGVSLDEASCLRGFGGTKTFREFMAQLAGDDRRGDATIKGEGIPFRFVATATPSPNEYVELLAYAAFLGVMDVGQAKTRFFKRNSEKADQLTIHPHKEDEFWLWVNSWGAFIQRPSDLGFSDDGYDLPPLDVRWHEVPSDHSRAGAEKDGQQRLLKTDAIGVVSAAAEKRESLPGRVEKLLELRAEDPDAHRLIWHDLEAERHAIEAAVPGVASVYGAQPLDEREQTILAFSDGEVQELAAKPVLAGSGCNFQRHCAWSIFLGVGFKFNDFIQAIHRVQRFQQTKRVRIDLIHSEAERSVKDVLLGKWKRHDEMCARMSEIIRRYGLGLEGAKDVLARSSEDGSGAACEEGPDWKVWRNDTVLQTAQLPESSVGLIVTSVPFSTQYEYTPSYNDFGHSDDNGHFFRQMDYLSPELLRVLKPGRKLYVHVKDRTRPGGLEGVGFQTVDPFHADCIQHYRRHGFYYMGMITVETDVVRENNQTYRLGWSEKCKDGSRMSVGMPEYVLIFRKAPTDNSDGYADDPVVHDKTDYPRGRWQTDAHAKWRSSGDRLLGPEDFRGLDAKGIFRKWREHSTSSVYDYESHVAIAQSLDEAKSLPPGFALLPPHAWHPEVWSDVARMRTLNGEQAAKGREMHLCPLQFDIVDRIIEFDSNPGDVVYDPFGGLMTVPLRAVMKGRVGWASELNPGYFADGVRILRENDAKRSAPTLFDLIDAGTRESADTEVEAA